A portion of the Natronococcus sp. AD-5 genome contains these proteins:
- a CDS encoding ZIP family metal transporter — protein sequence MQTLATVVIVALLAGCATGIGALPTLATASVSHRVYDGAIGLAAGIMVGAAVFALIVPGLELGTPWEVVAGLLVGGAFMLVANALLPHLHLLFRGERLEGTVAVDETALPDRVVPAGEDEGSALRRALLVGSAVTIHNVPEGLAVGIAFASGEAGLGFAIATAIAVQNVPDGFAMAVPSVRAGVSKPKTVLYTTLSGGVPEPIAAAAGFALVAVVTGLFPVAAGFAAGAMIAVVFRELVPSSHGHGYADTATATFVCGFAIMLVVDTVLAV from the coding sequence GTGCAGACGCTCGCTACCGTCGTGATCGTCGCGCTGCTCGCCGGCTGCGCGACGGGCATCGGCGCCCTCCCGACGCTGGCTACCGCGAGCGTGAGCCACCGCGTCTACGACGGCGCGATCGGCCTCGCCGCCGGGATCATGGTCGGCGCGGCCGTCTTCGCGCTGATCGTTCCGGGCCTCGAACTCGGCACGCCCTGGGAGGTCGTCGCCGGACTGCTGGTCGGCGGCGCGTTCATGCTCGTCGCGAACGCCCTGCTCCCGCACCTCCACCTGCTATTTCGCGGCGAGCGCCTCGAAGGAACCGTCGCCGTCGACGAGACGGCGTTACCCGACCGGGTCGTGCCGGCCGGCGAAGACGAGGGCAGCGCGCTCCGCCGGGCGCTTCTCGTCGGCAGCGCCGTCACGATCCACAACGTTCCCGAAGGGTTGGCGGTCGGCATCGCGTTCGCCAGCGGCGAGGCGGGACTGGGGTTCGCCATCGCGACCGCGATCGCCGTCCAGAACGTTCCCGACGGGTTCGCGATGGCGGTCCCGTCCGTCCGCGCCGGCGTCTCGAAGCCGAAAACGGTCCTCTACACGACGCTCTCGGGCGGCGTTCCCGAACCCATCGCCGCCGCGGCCGGCTTCGCCCTGGTCGCCGTCGTGACGGGACTGTTCCCCGTCGCCGCCGGCTTCGCCGCGGGCGCGATGATCGCCGTCGTCTTCCGCGAACTCGTCCCGTCGAGTCACGGTCACGGCTACGCCGACACCGCGACGGCGACGTTCGTCTGCGGGTTCGCGATCATGCTCGTCGTGGATACGGTGCTCGCCGTCTGA
- a CDS encoding ABC transporter permease, translating into MTNRDSTSARDGTRTDGGATAPVGAPDSAPDGSQPTSEPAGRPRARGIRNRLERRAIALFGLGTLVLLCVLFYYPVATVFVEAIIVEGAVTLAVFVELLRNPFYFGDLARLFAGESPLAVAGDLLSSDRRIGVVGFTAYQAALSTLLSVALGVPAAYALARYEFRGRRTLRSLTVLPFVLPSIMVAVGFVATFGQNGTLNRSLALVGLGPIELLGSLEAILIAHAFYNAPLVARVTTAAWESVDASAIETARSLGASPFRAFRDVVAPQLYPAVLMGAALTFVFTFGTFPIVLALGGFRLATVEVFVYRLVQDLNYTEAAALAIVELVISLGVLYGYLRYEATRVVRSRGVRPLPRRPLSPPSFSLRELVPRAGIAVYAAIALVVFVSPIVSMLYASVSGPNGLTLDHYRFLLERQQTAAAFQVRPWPAIRNSLLFAAGALALAVPMGVVVSVLTTRRYRGRKLVDAVAMAPLAVSSIVVGIGLLRGPVFGVSVSGWRITMSGAVAIVAAHAVSCYPFVVRTVAPGLESVDRSLVESARALGASRARALLDVELPLVWPGVVAGAAFVVAISMGEFSSTVVLATGTDQYTMPVAIERFIGRRLGPATAMGVVLLVVTSISFVIIDRLGGESFGI; encoded by the coding sequence GTGACGAATCGAGATTCGACGAGCGCTCGAGACGGCACCCGAACCGACGGCGGGGCGACGGCGCCGGTCGGCGCGCCCGATTCCGCGCCGGACGGGTCCCAGCCGACGAGCGAGCCGGCGGGTCGACCTCGAGCGCGCGGCATCCGAAACCGCCTCGAGCGTCGAGCGATCGCCCTGTTCGGTCTCGGGACGCTCGTCCTGCTGTGCGTGCTGTTTTACTACCCCGTGGCGACCGTCTTCGTCGAGGCCATCATCGTCGAGGGAGCGGTGACGCTCGCCGTCTTCGTCGAACTCCTGCGGAACCCGTTCTACTTCGGCGACCTCGCGCGGCTGTTCGCCGGAGAGTCGCCGCTCGCCGTCGCCGGGGACCTGCTCTCGAGCGACCGGCGGATCGGCGTCGTCGGCTTCACGGCTTACCAGGCGGCGCTGTCGACCCTGCTCAGCGTCGCGCTGGGCGTCCCCGCCGCCTACGCGCTCGCGCGCTACGAGTTCCGCGGACGGCGAACGCTTCGCTCGCTGACGGTGTTGCCCTTCGTCCTCCCGTCGATCATGGTCGCCGTCGGCTTCGTCGCGACGTTCGGCCAGAACGGCACGCTCAACCGATCGCTGGCTCTCGTCGGGCTCGGACCGATCGAGTTGCTGGGTTCGCTCGAGGCGATCCTGATCGCCCACGCCTTCTACAACGCGCCGCTGGTGGCGCGGGTGACGACCGCCGCCTGGGAGTCGGTCGACGCGAGCGCGATCGAGACCGCCCGCAGCCTCGGCGCGAGCCCGTTCCGGGCGTTCCGCGACGTCGTCGCCCCGCAACTGTACCCCGCCGTGTTGATGGGCGCCGCGCTGACCTTCGTCTTCACGTTCGGCACCTTCCCGATCGTGCTCGCCCTCGGCGGGTTCCGGCTGGCGACCGTCGAGGTGTTCGTCTACCGGCTGGTCCAGGACTTGAACTACACCGAGGCGGCCGCGCTGGCGATCGTCGAACTCGTCATCTCGCTGGGCGTCCTCTACGGCTATCTGCGCTACGAGGCGACCCGCGTCGTCCGCTCGCGCGGCGTTCGTCCGTTGCCGCGTCGACCTCTTTCGCCACCGTCGTTCTCGCTTCGCGAACTCGTTCCGCGGGCGGGGATCGCCGTCTACGCGGCGATCGCGCTCGTCGTCTTCGTCTCGCCGATCGTCAGCATGCTCTACGCGAGCGTCTCCGGGCCGAACGGACTCACCCTCGACCACTACCGGTTCCTGCTCGAGCGCCAGCAGACCGCCGCGGCGTTCCAGGTCCGACCCTGGCCCGCGATCCGCAACTCGCTGCTGTTCGCCGCCGGCGCGCTGGCCCTCGCCGTACCGATGGGCGTCGTCGTTTCCGTGCTGACGACCAGACGCTATCGGGGCCGAAAGCTCGTCGACGCCGTCGCGATGGCGCCGCTCGCGGTCTCGAGTATCGTCGTCGGCATCGGCCTCCTTCGGGGTCCCGTCTTCGGCGTCTCGGTCTCCGGCTGGCGGATCACGATGAGCGGCGCCGTCGCGATCGTCGCGGCTCACGCGGTGTCGTGTTATCCGTTCGTCGTCCGCACCGTGGCGCCGGGGCTCGAGTCGGTCGACCGATCGCTCGTCGAATCGGCCCGCGCGCTCGGCGCCTCTCGAGCGCGGGCGCTGCTCGACGTCGAGTTGCCGCTGGTCTGGCCGGGCGTCGTCGCCGGCGCCGCCTTCGTCGTCGCCATCTCGATGGGCGAGTTCTCCTCGACGGTCGTCCTCGCGACGGGGACCGATCAGTACACGATGCCGGTCGCGATCGAACGCTTCATCGGTCGTCGGCTCGGACCCGCAACCGCAATGGGCGTCGTCCTGCTCGTCGTCACGAGCATCAGTTTCGTGATCATCGACCGGCTCGGAGGCGAGAGCTTTGGCATCTGA
- a CDS encoding ABC transporter ATP-binding protein: protein MASEDPPASLERSARGAGRVSSDDPEDRPIALELESVAKRYAGTAAVDDLSLSVREGEFFTLVGPSGCGKTTTLRLVAGFESPTEGTVRFRGEDVTGVPPEERDVGVVFQNYALFPHMSVGENVGYGLNFADPPGGVSTDERVRELLELVDLEGTADRDPDQLSGGQQQRVAIARALAPGPDVLLLDEPMSALDARLRERLRVQVNEIQKELGITTIYVTHDQEEALAVSDRVAVMRDGTPEQVAPPREIYRRPETRFVAEFVGDNNVFTGTVVSLERTRATLEIGPETFAVDLEGREAAVGDEVTFCVRPENLRIGAGTNATTATVASAEFLGETTRVHLEWRGRELLVRTRDPLSGEVAVGFAPEDARVVAVDRTV, encoded by the coding sequence TTGGCATCTGAGGACCCTCCGGCCTCGCTCGAGCGGTCGGCTCGCGGGGCGGGCAGGGTCTCGAGCGACGATCCCGAGGATCGGCCGATCGCACTCGAACTCGAGTCGGTCGCGAAACGCTACGCCGGGACGGCGGCCGTCGACGACCTCTCGCTGTCGGTTCGAGAGGGCGAGTTCTTCACCCTCGTCGGCCCCTCCGGCTGCGGGAAGACGACGACCCTCAGACTCGTCGCCGGCTTCGAGTCGCCGACCGAGGGGACCGTCCGGTTCCGCGGCGAGGACGTCACCGGCGTCCCCCCGGAGGAACGCGACGTTGGCGTCGTCTTCCAGAACTACGCGCTGTTTCCCCACATGAGCGTCGGCGAGAACGTCGGCTACGGGCTCAACTTCGCCGACCCGCCCGGGGGCGTTTCGACGGACGAGCGGGTCCGGGAGCTGCTCGAGCTGGTCGACCTCGAGGGGACGGCAGACCGCGACCCGGACCAGCTGTCGGGCGGGCAGCAACAGCGCGTCGCGATCGCCCGCGCGCTCGCGCCCGGCCCCGACGTCCTCCTCCTCGACGAGCCGATGAGCGCGCTCGACGCTCGGCTTCGCGAACGGCTGCGCGTCCAGGTGAACGAGATCCAGAAAGAACTGGGGATCACGACGATCTACGTCACCCACGACCAGGAGGAGGCCCTCGCGGTCTCGGATCGCGTCGCGGTGATGCGAGACGGGACGCCCGAACAGGTCGCCCCGCCGCGGGAGATCTACCGGCGACCCGAGACGCGGTTCGTCGCGGAGTTCGTCGGCGACAACAACGTGTTCACCGGGACCGTCGTCTCCCTCGAGAGGACGCGGGCGACCCTCGAGATCGGCCCGGAGACGTTCGCGGTCGATCTCGAGGGCCGCGAGGCCGCGGTCGGCGACGAGGTCACCTTCTGCGTGCGACCCGAGAACCTGCGGATCGGCGCCGGGACGAACGCGACGACGGCGACCGTCGCCAGCGCGGAGTTCCTCGGCGAGACGACGCGGGTGCACCTCGAGTGGCGAGGGCGGGAGCTTCTCGTGCGAACGCGCGATCCGCTGTCGGGCGAGGTGGCCGTCGGCTTCGCCCCCGAAGACGCGCGCGTCGTGGCGGTCGATCGAACCGTGTGA
- a CDS encoding DUF7351 domain-containing protein yields MDESTANDSVQPDTAAKNEAFKLLSDETRLELLQALWVAHDPENPEPVRFADLRERVSADDPGQIHYHLDKLTDHFVSHSEEGYELRESGKRIVRMILSGTALDDPEIEPVEIDGSCPYCGGQPLYSYRDGWRYVECTNCDARCAPSFPPGVLSMTEFPPSGLRDRTPNEISDADRIWRAHRRASIMDGVCPECAGNMPITSINICDNHQPDWDEYQFCENCGSIFWMGVSHICEQCKYRWWMPISHYLTREPAVTAFYYEHGIEFDLATYEQFTLLLDVEKELLSENPLRIRMMIPQEDDELSLTFDDQMEVVSMERSG; encoded by the coding sequence ATGGATGAATCGACCGCGAACGATTCGGTCCAACCGGATACTGCCGCCAAAAACGAGGCGTTCAAACTTCTGTCGGACGAAACGCGCCTCGAGTTATTGCAGGCCCTATGGGTGGCGCACGACCCAGAAAATCCGGAACCAGTGCGGTTCGCCGATCTCCGCGAGCGAGTAAGCGCCGATGACCCCGGCCAGATCCACTATCACCTCGATAAGCTCACGGACCACTTCGTCAGTCACAGCGAGGAGGGCTATGAACTCAGGGAATCGGGTAAACGAATCGTCCGCATGATCCTGTCAGGAACCGCCCTCGACGATCCAGAGATCGAGCCGGTCGAGATCGACGGGTCGTGTCCGTATTGCGGCGGCCAGCCGCTGTACAGCTACCGGGATGGGTGGCGCTACGTAGAATGCACCAACTGTGACGCACGGTGTGCCCCTAGTTTTCCGCCGGGGGTACTCAGCATGACCGAGTTCCCTCCGTCGGGACTGCGGGACCGGACCCCGAACGAGATCAGCGACGCGGACCGGATCTGGCGTGCTCATCGTCGGGCCTCCATCATGGATGGCGTCTGTCCAGAGTGTGCGGGTAACATGCCCATCACCTCGATCAATATCTGCGATAACCACCAGCCCGACTGGGATGAGTACCAGTTCTGTGAGAACTGCGGGTCGATCTTCTGGATGGGCGTGTCGCACATTTGTGAGCAGTGTAAGTACCGCTGGTGGATGCCGATATCGCATTATCTGACGAGAGAACCGGCGGTGACGGCGTTTTATTACGAGCACGGCATCGAGTTCGACCTCGCGACGTACGAACAATTCACCCTCCTCCTCGATGTCGAGAAAGAACTTCTTTCGGAGAACCCGCTTCGAATCCGGATGATGATCCCACAGGAAGACGACGAACTCAGCCTCACGTTCGATGACCAGATGGAAGTCGTTTCTATGGAACGAAGCGGGTAA
- the rqcH gene encoding ribosome rescue protein RqcH, whose translation MDPKRELTSVDLAALVGEFGAYEGAKVDKAYLYGDDLVRLKMRDFDRGRVELLIEVGEVKRAHTVAPERVPDAPGRPPQFAMMLRNRLSGADFVGVEQFEFDRILEFVFEREDGTTRIIVELFGQGNVAVTDGEYEVIDCLETVRLKSRTVVPGSRYEFPDTRTNPLSISREAFDREMDDSDTDVVRTLATQLNLGGLYAEEICTRAGVEKALDIDEATEDDYRRLYEAIERLALDVRNGNFDPRLYLEREDGDESADDGDANAGRVVDVTPFPLEEHEEAGLTAEATDSFLSALDDYFFRLELEDDEPDPTEQRPDFEEEIAKHERIIEQQQGAIEGFEQQAEAQRENAELLYARYGLVDDILSTIQNARAQDRPWDEIEERFEEGKERGIEAAEAVVDVDGSEGTVTVEIDGERIDLVANDGVEQNADRLYTEAKRIEEKKEGALAAIEDTREDLEDAKRRRDRWEAEDAGDDGDDEGEETEDKNWLEMPSIPIRENEPWFDRFRWFHTSDGYLVIGGRNADQNEELVKKYLEPGDTVLHTQAHGGPVTVLKATDPSEASSSDIELPDSSVEEAAQFAVSYSSVWKDGRYAGDVYAVDSDQVTKTPESGEYLEKGGFAIRGDRTYYRDTAVGAAVGIQCEPYTRVIGGPPSAIEGQAEAVIELEPGRYAQADAAKRLYRRFREEFADEAFVRKIASPDRIQHFMPPGGSRIAEE comes from the coding sequence ATGGATCCGAAGCGGGAGCTGACAAGTGTCGACCTCGCGGCCCTCGTCGGAGAGTTCGGCGCCTACGAGGGGGCGAAAGTCGACAAGGCCTACCTCTACGGCGACGACCTCGTCCGGCTCAAGATGCGGGACTTCGACCGGGGTCGCGTCGAACTGCTGATCGAAGTCGGCGAGGTCAAACGCGCCCACACGGTCGCGCCGGAACGCGTTCCGGACGCCCCCGGCCGGCCGCCGCAGTTCGCGATGATGCTTCGGAATCGCCTCTCCGGGGCTGACTTCGTCGGCGTCGAACAGTTCGAGTTCGACCGCATTCTCGAGTTCGTCTTCGAGCGCGAGGACGGCACGACCCGAATTATCGTCGAACTGTTCGGGCAGGGAAACGTCGCCGTCACCGACGGCGAGTACGAGGTAATCGACTGCCTCGAGACGGTCCGACTCAAATCACGAACGGTCGTCCCCGGCTCGCGGTACGAATTCCCCGATACGCGGACGAACCCGCTGTCGATCTCCCGCGAGGCGTTCGACCGCGAGATGGACGACTCCGACACGGACGTCGTCCGGACGCTGGCGACCCAACTCAACCTCGGCGGACTCTACGCCGAGGAGATCTGCACCCGCGCCGGCGTCGAGAAGGCTCTCGACATCGACGAGGCGACCGAGGACGACTACCGGCGGCTCTACGAGGCGATCGAACGCCTCGCGCTCGACGTGCGCAACGGGAACTTCGACCCTCGGCTCTACCTCGAGCGCGAGGACGGCGACGAGAGCGCCGACGACGGCGACGCGAACGCCGGCCGCGTCGTCGACGTGACGCCGTTCCCGCTTGAGGAGCACGAGGAAGCCGGGCTGACCGCCGAGGCCACCGACAGCTTCCTGTCCGCGCTCGACGACTACTTCTTCCGGCTCGAACTCGAGGACGACGAGCCGGATCCGACCGAGCAACGCCCCGACTTCGAGGAGGAGATCGCCAAACACGAGCGGATCATCGAGCAACAGCAGGGCGCGATCGAGGGGTTCGAACAGCAGGCCGAGGCCCAGCGGGAGAACGCCGAGTTGCTCTACGCCCGCTACGGGCTGGTCGACGACATTCTCTCGACGATCCAGAACGCCCGCGCGCAGGACCGCCCCTGGGACGAGATCGAGGAGCGATTCGAGGAGGGGAAGGAACGCGGCATCGAGGCCGCCGAAGCGGTCGTCGACGTCGACGGCAGCGAGGGGACCGTCACCGTCGAGATCGACGGCGAGCGGATCGACCTCGTGGCGAACGACGGCGTCGAACAGAACGCAGACCGCCTGTACACCGAGGCGAAGCGGATCGAGGAGAAGAAAGAGGGCGCGCTGGCCGCCATCGAGGACACCCGCGAGGATCTCGAAGACGCCAAGCGCCGCCGCGACCGGTGGGAGGCCGAAGACGCGGGCGACGACGGTGACGACGAGGGCGAGGAGACCGAGGACAAAAACTGGCTCGAGATGCCCTCAATCCCGATCCGCGAGAACGAGCCCTGGTTCGACCGGTTTCGCTGGTTCCATACCAGCGACGGCTACCTCGTGATCGGCGGGCGAAACGCCGATCAGAACGAGGAGTTAGTGAAAAAGTACCTCGAGCCGGGCGACACGGTGTTGCACACCCAAGCTCACGGCGGCCCCGTCACGGTCCTGAAGGCGACCGACCCGAGCGAGGCGTCCTCCTCGGACATCGAGTTGCCGGACTCGAGCGTCGAGGAGGCCGCCCAGTTCGCCGTCTCCTACTCGTCGGTCTGGAAGGACGGCCGCTACGCGGGCGACGTCTACGCCGTGGACTCGGACCAGGTGACGAAGACGCCCGAGAGCGGCGAGTACCTCGAGAAGGGCGGGTTCGCGATCCGCGGCGACCGGACCTACTACCGCGATACGGCCGTCGGCGCGGCGGTCGGTATCCAGTGCGAACCGTACACCCGGGTCATCGGCGGACCGCCGTCGGCGATCGAGGGACAGGCCGAGGCGGTGATCGAACTCGAGCCCGGCCGGTACGCCCAGGCCGACGCGGCGAAGCGGCTCTACCGGCGGTTCCGCGAGGAGTTCGCGGACGAGGCGTTCGTCCGGAAGATCGCCAGCCCGGACCGAATTCAGCACTTCATGCCGCCGGGCGGGAGTCGGATCGCCGAGGAGTAG
- a CDS encoding ester cyclase: MPETQDQAENKEIARKYPEEVISEGNLDLIDEIIADDYVEHNSAAPEPLRGPDEVKEYVSMLQTGFPDIHCGVEDLIAEGDMVVRRDRATGTHEGEFMGIEPTGKEAVVEGNHIHRIEDGQIVESWAQNDVMGLMQQLGLVEPPGE, from the coding sequence ATGCCAGAGACACAAGACCAAGCCGAAAACAAGGAGATCGCCCGTAAATACCCGGAAGAGGTCATTAGCGAGGGCAACCTGGACCTCATCGATGAAATTATTGCAGACGACTACGTCGAGCACAATTCTGCAGCGCCCGAGCCCCTTCGCGGCCCGGATGAAGTCAAAGAATACGTCTCGATGCTTCAAACCGGGTTTCCGGACATCCATTGCGGGGTTGAGGACCTGATCGCCGAAGGCGATATGGTGGTCCGACGAGACCGGGCCACCGGCACCCACGAAGGCGAGTTCATGGGCATCGAACCGACAGGGAAGGAGGCCGTGGTAGAGGGAAACCATATCCACCGGATCGAAGACGGACAGATCGTCGAGTCTTGGGCCCAAAACGACGTAATGGGCCTCATGCAGCAACTCGGCCTCGTCGAACCGCCCGGAGAATAA
- a CDS encoding MTH1187 family thiamine-binding protein gives MTVFALLRVTPITDDDVTADVAAAVEALEEYDVEYETTPMATTLEADDVEELFAACAAAHRAVDAGEVQTLVQVDDKREKSMTASDKVDAVETELGREARSDRE, from the coding sequence ATGACAGTCTTCGCACTGCTTCGCGTGACGCCGATCACTGACGACGACGTCACGGCCGACGTCGCGGCCGCCGTCGAGGCCCTCGAGGAGTACGACGTCGAGTACGAGACGACGCCCATGGCGACGACGCTCGAAGCCGACGACGTCGAGGAACTGTTCGCGGCGTGCGCCGCGGCCCACCGGGCGGTCGACGCCGGCGAGGTCCAGACGCTCGTCCAGGTCGACGACAAGCGCGAGAAGTCGATGACCGCGAGCGACAAGGTCGACGCCGTCGAGACGGAACTCGGCCGCGAGGCTCGGAGCGACCGCGAGTAG
- a CDS encoding FAD-binding oxidoreductase — MRSGHRGVMTQTTIATRDGPPTTMTQETVEAFRQRLRGPLLSSEDDGFEEAVRLWNGMIEKTPALVAQPETTDDVVTCVDFAREHGLLFGIRGGGHNIAGTALADGGLTLDMSRMNNVEVDPDARTVTAGPGCVLADVDAATQKHGLATVLGFVSETGLAGLVLGGGFGYLSRRFGWAVDNLVEVEIVTADGEIRRASADEHDDLFWALRGAGHNMGVVTEFIFRLHEVGPEITGGLLAFPAETSDQVDAALEAYRAVTEAAPRELSVFTLFQRAPPAPFVPEEWHGRRIAGFLVCHTGPPERAEKDLTPLREPLGEPVVDLIGRRPYVEQQQLTDDSQPKGMHYYWKAVWTDGLDDGLLDAVGDLFLNLPSPMTKLGFVHVGGALNERATDDGVVGNRDFQYGLGILGMWDPDDPNGDAHRAWVREAWKRCRPFSTGRHYVNFETADEPLDRTKTAYLDNYDRLVEVKTKYDPENLFRTNRNVSPNSEARARKTE; from the coding sequence GTGCGTAGCGGACACCGAGGAGTCATGACCCAGACGACCATCGCCACACGCGACGGCCCACCGACCACGATGACCCAGGAGACCGTCGAGGCGTTTCGACAGCGTCTGCGCGGACCATTGCTCTCCTCGGAGGACGACGGCTTCGAAGAGGCCGTGCGCCTCTGGAACGGAATGATCGAGAAGACGCCGGCGCTCGTCGCCCAGCCAGAGACTACCGACGACGTCGTCACCTGCGTCGACTTCGCCCGGGAGCACGGCCTCCTCTTTGGCATCCGCGGCGGCGGCCACAACATCGCCGGGACGGCGCTGGCCGATGGCGGCCTGACGCTGGACATGTCCCGGATGAATAACGTCGAGGTAGACCCGGATGCGCGCACCGTGACGGCGGGCCCCGGTTGCGTGCTGGCCGACGTGGACGCCGCAACCCAGAAACACGGCCTGGCCACGGTGCTCGGGTTCGTCTCCGAGACGGGCCTGGCCGGCCTAGTGCTTGGCGGCGGTTTCGGCTACCTCTCGCGGCGCTTCGGATGGGCCGTGGACAACCTCGTGGAGGTCGAGATCGTCACCGCCGACGGTGAGATCCGCCGCGCCAGTGCCGACGAGCACGACGACCTGTTTTGGGCCCTCCGCGGTGCCGGCCACAACATGGGCGTCGTGACCGAGTTTATCTTCCGCCTGCATGAGGTCGGCCCGGAGATCACCGGCGGCCTGTTGGCCTTCCCGGCGGAAACGTCCGACCAAGTCGACGCCGCGTTGGAAGCCTACCGAGCCGTGACCGAGGCGGCGCCGCGCGAGCTGAGCGTGTTCACCCTCTTCCAGCGCGCGCCGCCGGCGCCCTTCGTGCCGGAGGAGTGGCACGGTCGGCGGATCGCCGGCTTCCTCGTCTGCCACACCGGGCCGCCCGAACGGGCCGAAAAGGACCTGACACCGCTGAGGGAGCCGCTGGGCGAGCCCGTCGTCGACCTTATCGGGCGGCGGCCCTACGTCGAACAACAGCAGTTGACCGATGACAGCCAGCCCAAGGGGATGCACTACTACTGGAAGGCCGTCTGGACCGACGGCCTTGACGATGGCCTCCTTGACGCGGTTGGCGACCTCTTCCTGAACCTTCCCTCGCCGATGACGAAGCTCGGCTTCGTCCACGTTGGCGGGGCGCTCAACGAGCGGGCCACGGACGACGGCGTCGTCGGCAACCGGGACTTCCAGTACGGTCTCGGCATCCTCGGCATGTGGGACCCCGACGACCCCAACGGCGACGCGCACCGGGCCTGGGTCCGCGAGGCGTGGAAGCGGTGCCGGCCGTTCTCCACCGGCCGCCACTACGTCAACTTCGAGACCGCCGACGAGCCGCTCGACCGCACCAAGACCGCTTACCTCGACAACTACGACCGCCTGGTCGAGGTCAAGACGAAGTACGACCCAGAGAACCTCTTCCGGACGAACCGGAACGTGAGTCCGAACTCGGAAGCGAGAGCTCGTAAGACGGAGTGA
- a CDS encoding thiamine ABC transporter substrate-binding protein, giving the protein MRRRTFLATGGAIGGTGLAGCISREGDNGGTTGSTDEDDVLRVATYTSFVDAPSDSPGEWIADEFAERYDVEFEWHTPDQEVNYYIERHNEGAAIEPELYLGLNPHEVVRADENTDGDLFVETDEDALENVDDVGEEHYFDPRGRVIPTYRSFCAIVYDGRNVEEPETFDDLLDPAYEGEIAVSDPQRGTTGLLFLLWTIDRFGEDGYLEYWEGLMENDIRVLDSWNEVYAQFEEEEVPVVVSYSNDRVYAKRFDNDLEKHRVALLNDQAYANVAGMGRFADGTDDELAHQFMDFILEPEVQAVIAERNVTGPVNEKTELPEVYEEYAKQPDDAPFFDYDDLEANLSGWLDEWEQTVAGNH; this is encoded by the coding sequence ATGAGGCGACGTACGTTTCTTGCGACCGGTGGGGCGATCGGGGGAACCGGCCTGGCCGGCTGTATCTCTCGAGAAGGAGATAACGGCGGAACGACGGGTTCTACCGACGAGGACGACGTCCTCAGAGTCGCGACCTACACCTCGTTCGTCGACGCGCCGAGCGACAGCCCGGGCGAGTGGATCGCCGACGAGTTCGCCGAGCGCTACGACGTCGAGTTCGAGTGGCACACGCCGGACCAGGAGGTCAACTACTACATCGAGCGCCACAACGAGGGCGCCGCCATCGAGCCCGAACTCTATCTGGGACTCAACCCGCACGAGGTCGTCCGGGCGGACGAGAACACCGACGGCGACCTGTTCGTCGAGACCGACGAGGACGCGCTCGAGAACGTCGACGACGTCGGCGAGGAACACTACTTCGATCCGCGCGGCCGGGTGATCCCGACCTACCGGAGCTTCTGTGCCATCGTCTACGACGGTCGGAACGTCGAGGAACCCGAGACGTTCGACGACCTGCTCGATCCGGCGTACGAGGGTGAGATCGCCGTCTCGGACCCCCAGCGCGGAACGACCGGACTGCTGTTCCTGCTGTGGACGATCGACCGGTTCGGCGAGGACGGCTACCTCGAGTACTGGGAGGGGTTGATGGAAAACGATATCCGCGTTCTCGACTCCTGGAACGAGGTGTACGCCCAGTTCGAAGAGGAGGAGGTGCCGGTCGTCGTCTCCTACTCGAACGACCGCGTCTACGCGAAGCGCTTCGACAACGACCTCGAGAAACACCGGGTCGCCCTGTTGAACGACCAGGCGTACGCCAACGTCGCCGGAATGGGCCGCTTCGCCGACGGCACCGACGACGAACTGGCCCACCAGTTCATGGACTTCATCCTCGAACCCGAAGTCCAGGCGGTGATTGCCGAACGGAACGTCACCGGGCCGGTTAACGAGAAAACCGAACTCCCCGAGGTGTACGAGGAGTACGCCAAGCAGCCCGACGACGCGCCGTTCTTCGACTACGACGACCTCGAGGCCAACCTGAGCGGCTGGCTCGACGAGTGGGAGCAGACGGTCGCCGGCAACCACTGA